TCTTCCAGGAGCGTAACCTTCTCCTGCGCCCGCTTGGAAACACGCTTTATGTGATGCCGCCCTATTGCACGACCGACGACAATCTTGCGGAGGTCTATAACGCCATCGCCGAGGCCGGCCGGACGTTCGGTTCGTGACATACGGCGTGTTCATTGCCGGACTGGGGCACCATGCGCCGGAGCGGATTGTTCCCAATTCCGAGATCGAGGCGCGCCTCGGGCTGGAAGAGGGCTGGATCGCCAGGCGTTCGGGCATCCGCAATCGCCGTTTCGCCGCCCCTGAAGAAGCCTTGAGCGATATCGCCCTGCCGGCCGCAGACAGGGCGCTGAAGAACAGCGGCATAGCGGCAGCCGATATCGACCTTTTGCTCCTGGCAACCAGCACGCCGGATCATTTGCTGCCTCCGTCGGCGCCGCTGCTTGCCCACCAGCTCGGCCTTGGCGGTCCCGGTGCGGTTGATATCACCGGCGCGTGCGGTGGTTTCCTTTATGCGCTCTCATTCGCACAAAGCCATGTGCGGCTTCACGGCAAAGCGGCGATGGTGGTTGCCGCCAACATTCTCAGCCGCCGCATCAATCCGGACGAGCGGGCAAGTGCTGTGCTCTTTGCCGACGCGGCTGGAGCCATTGTCCTTTGCCCGGCCAAGAACGGCATGGCAGGTCTGCAAGGTCTGGAGCTTTGCTCCAACGGCGCGGATTACGATCATATCCGTATCCCGATGGGCGGGACGCGCCTGCCCTATCAAGCCAACGCTGCGCCCGCCGCCATGAAGATGCAGATCAATGACGGCAAACGGGTGTTTTCCCATGCGGTCCGCATGATGACCGACAGCGCACGCACCGTTCTGGAAGGCACGGGAACCGCACCGGGCAACATCAGCAGGTTCGTTCCGCATCAGGCCAATCGGCGCATGCTGGATGCAGTCGCGCAT
This portion of the Hoeflea prorocentri genome encodes:
- a CDS encoding beta-ketoacyl-ACP synthase III: MTYGVFIAGLGHHAPERIVPNSEIEARLGLEEGWIARRSGIRNRRFAAPEEALSDIALPAADRALKNSGIAAADIDLLLLATSTPDHLLPPSAPLLAHQLGLGGPGAVDITGACGGFLYALSFAQSHVRLHGKAAMVVAANILSRRINPDERASAVLFADAAGAIVLCPAKNGMAGLQGLELCSNGADYDHIRIPMGGTRLPYQANAAPAAMKMQINDGKRVFSHAVRMMTDSARTVLEGTGTAPGNISRFVPHQANRRMLDAVAHALNIPQHKIACSIEEFGNSSAATIPLTLSLSHAADPLRDGELLLFSAAGAGMTGGSALWRV